The Fusarium poae strain DAOMC 252244 chromosome 2, whole genome shotgun sequence nucleotide sequence CTTTGGATACAACGATCGCTTTTGTCAACCATATACGTCATCATCTGTTCCTTTGGGATCGCGAAGACTTAATGGACAATGTAAAGCTTTTGGCACTGGAGAGGTCTTGATGGAGAATAGAGCACGCACATGTACGAAAAGTCGGAGATATGCTGACTGTTTgttctatttttatattactgCTGCCGCTCTAAAAAGCTTCCTATGTCCTCCGCGGAGTACCATTCATGCAATTTTAATCTCATCTAGCTATATGTACTTCAAAAAATAACAACACACCCTTTTGTTCTAGTTCCCGGACTACCTTTCGCCGACTCTTATTGACCTTTAATGTTCCTTTTACTGTAACGAACAGACCATAACCTCATCACTGGGTTCCCATCTAGAGCCCTCGTGTACTCATCATTGGGAGGAAGTAAAGAGACACCCACCAAACAGCCACCAGTCGGAAGCTTGTCTGATCACTCTTACGATCGCGGCGAATGAGCATGTGTGCCGCTACTAGAGACCCAGTTACCATGGGTAGCATGCAGCCAATAGCCCCAAGACCCCAGTACAGAGGGCATATTACAGACCATATGCAGACTGCCACAGCTGTGATCCAGCGTGTCGGTGCGTCGCCAAGAATTAGGGGGAAAGTCTGGCGGTCGATCAGCTTATCACCTTCCTGGTCGCGCAAGTCCTGGACCTGAATGGTGGTGAAGACCAAGGCGGCGCAAATCAGGAACCAGCCGAGACCCTTGTTTGTGAACTCGAACTTGACGTCCGTGTTGGCTTGGATGGCCATGACAGCCACACGTAGGGTTGCTACACGGTTGGTATTGATGCCGCAAGCGTTCATCAGAGCACGCTGCCACCAGCTCTTGTCACCCCAGGCACGCTCGTTGTAGAGCCATGTGCAGAAAAGGTAGAAGGAAGTCTCTTGCCAACCACCCATCAAGGTAACGCACAGCGTTAGCAGTGAAACAATCGCTACCAACTGCCATCGGTGTGTCAGCTCTGGTGAGATGCGGCCAGCTGGAATGGGTCGCCAAGGCTTGTTTGCGCCATCTTCAATGACAGATTGAGGCTGGCGCTGGTTTCCGAGATTGAAACACAGGGTCAAATGCCACGTGAAGTAGAGTGCCACAAGGATGCCTTTGCCCATATCCGCCCAGTGAATGTCTGCATTGCAGATGGCGCCAGGGCCAGCGAGAATCCCTGTGATGGCAAACGTGGTATTGATACCAGTGGATGTGGGCATATCACTCTTTGTGAACATCCATATTGTTACACAGTGGTAAGCGAGTCTCTGCATCAAGCTCGATTTGTCTTTTCGTGCATTGCATACTACCTTGGGGGTCAGTCACATGTGGAAGTGGATGTTGTTGGTTCAGGGGTGCTTACCAGAATGTTGGGTCGCTTCCTTGTGTTCCATGCATTGCGTTGAACTATGTCGCAATGAAAAGGGCGCATTATGGCGCTTGGTAATAGTGACAGACTTGCTAGCCATTGTGATAGAGATTAACGAAAGATTGTATGTAGAAATAGATAAAAAAGCTCAGTTAAGAACCAGGATGGATCTGCAAGTAAAAATCTGGCGACAAGATGCCACTACTTATTCATTCTGCTCGAAGCCCATACCGTCATAGTTTGTCCTGGCAAGACCCTTACATTTCGTTGGGAACGCGTACAAGCCTGAAAAACTTCAAGTTGACCGAGGCTACGGGGTTTCAGACTAGGGACTAATAGCGATCGTCAAAGTGACTTCTCCGAGAACTTGAAGAACCGTTGAGCTAAGCAAGGGTTGGTGGTGAGTGTCACCGGTAGATGTAACCTTTGCCGGCTCCGCGTTTATTGGAGCTTGGGAACGCTAGGGTCCAGCCTACTGGGTCAAGGTTTCAACCACAAAGAGGATCAACATGATGGAGAAACAACGGATGAACCGTGGACCAAGCCATTGGGTATGGAACGAAGGATTAAGCGGTGAAGGGGCTGAGTTGTTGTAATATGTAATTATGGACTTAAGAAATACGACCCATGGAAGCAGGCCTTCGAAAGAACATTCCATGACGAACAAGGCAGCACGGAAACATTTGCAATCCTTCCGGGAAATTACCACCTACCATTACGTTGCAATAGCGACGTTCTCCCACACTGCGGGCGTCATAGAATACGACCTTGAGATGAGAAACATCGGCAAAGATTGCGGCGTTTGTGTATGATTGGAGGATTCGTACCCTCCTTGAGTCATGTACTAGCTATTGGGTAGTATTTGAAAAAGCTTGTCATAGTCAAAATCTTTAGAGTACAACCCTGAAATATGTTTAGATTAATTTACGGGAGGCCGGTATTGACTACGTCAATGCACTATCCGTAAAGCTTCAGAGTTTGTGTATGGAGAGAACCACCTTGAGTGGAAAGTTCATACTGCTTCGATCTATGTTcgtaatattattttctcTATCTGGGCAAATTCTTCGTGCCCCTGAGCATTTACACACACAGGGCTAAACTTCGATGATGAAGTCAAGGCAACATTTCACGGATATGTAACCTGTACAGATCACCAAGTCGAATATGACTCAGCATAACATCAAGATGTTTTAAAGAGAGAAAGCAAAAGGCTGAGTATTATCTATCTAGGTATCCAACGCCAAGAATTAATTGCAATGAAGCATAATTCGGAAATTATCTAAGAATCCCAGATCGGCCCAAATGCCGGCACACCCAAAGCCTGCAGGTCCAAGACCAGATCTATAGTGAGCTTTGGATTTGAAATTACCACTACAGCCTCACTCTCCGTCTTTTTATACAGATCAAGGACTGTAGGAAGGGTGTTGGGTCTTCCCATTGTTGAAGTGTTATGGATGTGTGCGTCATCACCCATCTCCTCGATGATGGAAGCGATATTTGGTCCGTAGGTCTTGAAAGGGTCTCGGGTTGACCAAAATAGAGTGACCCTTGTCTGTTTCGCTAAGATCACCGGAAGACAAGGTGCAATACCCGAGCCGGTAGCCACCAGAACGATACTCTTGAACATTGGGGCAATGCGCAAGACACCACAGGTTGGTGTGCGTCGAACCCACACATGTCGAGGAGGATCATTGACAAGCTTTTTTGTCCAATCGCCAGCGTTGGATATCACAACCGAAAACCCGTGTTCCTTGGGGTTGTTAACTGTTGCAAATGCGTGCCATTCCAATAAGGGGCGTGATGAGAGTCGGATGGTTGTGCCAGGCTGAGGGTTCGTATAGTCGAAGTACATCCGTAGGGCGTGCGAAGAGAGCTTTTCGGACTGTACTTCTACCTTTCGGCAGTTGAGCCAAGTAGAGACAACGCAGCAAGTTGAGATAAAGACAAGCCAGATGTTGACACTACCAAATACCGAAGCAGCAAGGGAGTGACCAGGGGGCGTATTGAGTTTTGCTTCCAGAATTGTCATAACCCATAAGAGTGCGAGAGTAGACCAGCCGGCGAAACGATGGACGGCTTCAAAGGCATTGTGTATCTTGGCGCGAATACTCGGGTATGCCATGGCCAGCATGGCTAGGAGTAGGCAGTCAAGTATGTATACCACAACGATATGCGCCCACATAACGCCATCCCGATGCTTGGCGGTGTGAACATTTCTGGTCTTTTCAATCGAATATAGAATGAACCAAAATACTGCCGCTACACCGCAGCCACTGTGGAGGCCACCAAGGTGGTAAATCTTACCTGCCCGCTCTCTCATCCATAGCGGCCAGGTTGTTGGGATAGAAGTGAATATTTGGTAGAGGCCATTGACAATGTGCTCTTCCCGAATGACAATAGAAACCGCAAGGTTAATCGAGGTTGCCAGACCACAAGTCGTGGGATCAGGTTGGCCATGGAGCCACCATAGCcaaaagaagatgatgacgcCAGCAAGGTTGGATAGAAAAACAACGGTGAAAAGAATGCGATATTCGGAAGAGATGAATCTCACAAAGCGAGTGAGCGACAAGCACGCAGGCCGTCTAGAGGAATGCTTCTCGGTAGAAACCATGGCGATTAAAATGGGGTCAGATTTGAATGAAAGTATGTTTTAAAAACGCATACAGCGGTCAGAAGGGACGGTTCTCGAAATGGGGGATAGGACACCACTGGAGGCAGACGATAGGA carries:
- a CDS encoding hypothetical protein (TransMembrane:5 (i151-170o233-250i270-290o296-317i329-346o)), encoding MASKSVTITKRHNAPFSLRHSSTQCMEHKEATQHSVCNARKDKSSLMQRLAYHCVTIWMFTKSDMPTSTGINTTFAITGILAGPGAICNADIHWADMGKGILVALYFTWHLTLCFNLGNQRQPQSVIEDGANKPWRPIPAGRISPELTHRWQLVAIVSLLTLCVTLMGGWQETSFYLFCTWLYNERAWGDKSWWQRALMNACGINTNRVATLRVAVMAIQANTDVKFEFTNKGLGWFLICAALVFTTIQVQDLRDQEGDKLIDRQTFPLILGDAPTRWITAVAVCIWSVICPLYWGLGAIGCMLPMVTGSLVAAHMLIRRDRKSDQTSFRLVAVWWVSLYFLPMMSTRGL
- a CDS encoding hypothetical protein (TransMembrane:5 (i30-51o106-126i146-168o180-199i211-236o)), whose protein sequence is MVSTEKHSSRRPACLSLTRFVRFISSEYRILFTVVFLSNLAGVIIFFWLWWLHGQPDPTTCGLATSINLAVSIVIREEHIVNGLYQIFTSIPTTWPLWMRERAGKIYHLGGLHSGCGVAAVFWFILYSIEKTRNVHTAKHRDGVMWAHIVVVYILDCLLLAMLAMAYPSIRAKIHNAFEAVHRFAGWSTLALLWVMTILEAKLNTPPGHSLAASVFGSVNIWLVFISTCCVVSTWLNCRKVEVQSEKLSSHALRMYFDYTNPQPGTTIRLSSRPLLEWHAFATVNNPKEHGFSVVISNAGDWTKKLVNDPPRHVWVRRTPTCGVLRIAPMFKSIVLVATGSGIAPCLPVILAKQTRVTLFWSTRDPFKTYGPNIASIIEEMGDDAHIHNTSTMGRPNTLPTVLDLYKKTESEAVVVISNPKLTIDLVLDLQALGVPAFGPIWDS